One Malania oleifera isolate guangnan ecotype guangnan chromosome 10, ASM2987363v1, whole genome shotgun sequence genomic region harbors:
- the LOC131166338 gene encoding uncharacterized protein LOC131166338 yields the protein MAPPRATDPGWAHGIMVNGGRQKIKCKYCHKVILGGGISRLKQHLAGERGNVAPCEEVPEEVKVEIQQHLGFKVLEKLKRQKGIKSGKSSASHFQNREEDVDGVQQNLKTASIRGTHGMRRGKEVSEGISSSAKRQKKQNCLTAVPIAQPHVNQNFTSQESIDRADMAVARFIYDAGVSFSVANSYYFQQMADAIAAVGPGYKMPSYQSLRGNLLRRSVQDAGELCEELRKSWELTGCTVMVDRWKDGTGRTVINFFAYCPKGTAFLKSVDASDITKSSEELFNLFDSIVQEVGHKNIVNFVTDTAPSYKAAGKLLMNKYKTFFWSACGVHCIDLMLEYIGKLDEMKDVHEKAKQVTQFIYNHTWVLNLMKSKSGGRDIIQLATTRYASNFLTLQSIASLKDALHQMFTCSTWMQSSYSKQKAGLEVAEIVVDPLFWSLCNRALKVTKPLLNVLNLFDSEERPSMGYIYDAVEKAKKSIILTFNNKESDYLPYLKVIDRIWQEEFHSPLHAAACFLNPSIFYNPSFTTNKVIQKGLLDCIETLEPNLTAQVMITSHINFYENAVGDFSRPVALRGRESLPPATWWSLYAADYPDLQRLAVRVLSQTCSIVQCERNWSMFERIHLKRRNRLEHQRLNDLIFVHYNLHLEERRSESSRARRLRGSNDPICIEAINANVGDWVEDGGAVEGEDLSWMDVTVPSDRTSVSSKLQDTNDCNYSADDRGSDYIKGIDGSDDL from the exons ATGGCACCTCCCCGAGCCACTGATCCTGGTTGGGCACATGGTATAATGGTGAATGGAGGTCGGCAAAAGATTAAGTGTAAATACTGTCACAAAGTTATTCTTGGTGGTGGAATTTCAAGACTAAAGCAACATTTAGCTGGGGAAAGGGGGAATGTTGCTCCATGTGAAGAAGTACCTGAGGAGGTTAAAGTGGAAATCCAACAAcatttaggttttaaagttttgGAAAAGCTAAAGCGGCAGAAAGGAATTAAGAGTGGCAAAAGCTCAGCTTCCCACTTTCAGAATAGAGAAGAAGATGTTGATGGTGTGCAGCAGAACCTTAAGACAGCTTCCATTCGAGGCACTCATGGGATGAGAAGGGGAAAAGAGGTTTCTGAAGGAATCTCAAGTAGTGCAAAGAGACAGAAGAAACAAAATTGTCTAACTGCTGTGCCTATTGCTCAGCCTCATGTAAACCAGAATTTCACATCCCAAGAGAGCATAGATCGTGCAGATATGGCGGTTGCAAGATTTATTTATGATGCTGGTGTATCATTTAGTGTAGCTAATTCATATTATTTCCAACAAATGGCTGATGCCATTGCCGCTGTAGGCCCTGGTTATAAGATGCCATCTTACCAGTCTTTGAGGGGAAACTTATTGAGAAGAAGTGTTCAAGATGCAGGGGAACTATGTGAAGAACTTAGAAAATCTTGGGAGTTGACTGGGTGTACAGTCATGGTTGATAGATGGAAAGATGGTACTGGTCGTACAGTTATAAATTTTTTTGCTTACTGTCCAAAGGGTACTGCATTCCTCAAATCTGTCGATGCATCAGACATTACGAAATCTTCTGAGGAACTTTTCAATTTATTTGACAGCATTGTTCAGGAGGTAGGGCATAAAAATATTGTCAACTTTGTGACGGATACTGCACCCAGTTACAAAGCAGCCGGAAAACTCTTGATGAACAAGTACAAAACCTTTTTCTGGAGTGCCTGTGGAGTACATTGTATTGATTTAATGCTTGAATACATTGGAAAACTGGATGAAATGAAGGATGTACATGAAAAGGCCAAACAAGTAACTCAGTTCATATATAACCATACTTGGGTCCTGAATTTGATGAAGAGTAAATCAGGTGGAAGAGATATTATTCAGCTTGCTACAACAAGGTATGCATCCAACTTCTTGACGCTGCAAAGTATTGCATCTTTAAAGGATGCTCTCCATCAGATGTTTACCTGTTCCACTTGGATGCAGTCAAGCTATTCTAAGCAAAAGGCGGGGCTTGAGGTGGCAGAGATTGTAGTGGACCCACTTTTCTGGTCATTGTGCAACAGAGCTCTGAAGGTCACAAAACCCCTGCTTAATGTTTTGAACCTTTTTGACTCTGAAGAGAGACCATCTATGGGATATATTTATGATGCTGTGGAAAAAGCGAAGAAAAGCATCATTTTGACTTTTAACAATAAGGAGTCTGATTACTTACCATATTTGAAGGTTATTGATCGTATCTGGCAAGAGGAATTCCATAGTCCACTTCATGCTGCTGCTTGTTTTCTTAACCCATCCATCTTCTATAATCCTAGCTTTACCACTAACAAGGTCATTCAGAAGGGTTTACTTGACTGCATTGAGACCTTGGAGCCCAACTTAACTGCCCAGGTTATGATTACAAGCCACATAAATTTCTATGAGAATGCTGTAGGGGATTTTAGTCGACCTGTGGCACTACGTGGCCGAGAGTCATTGCCCCCAG CTACTTGGTGGTCACTATATGCAGCTGATTATCCTGATCTTCAACGGTTGGCTGTTAGGGTTCTAAGTCAAACCTGCAGCATTGTCCAGTGTGAAAGAAATTGGAGCATGTTTGAACGCATCCATTTGAAGAGGAGGAACCGCTTGGAGCACCAGAGGCTGAATGATCTCATATTTGTGCACTATAACTTGCATCTTGAGGAGAG GCGATCAGAATCAAGTAGGGCCAGGCGTTTGAGAGGTTCAAATGACCCAATATGCATAGAAGCCATAAATGCCAATGTGGGAGATTGGGTGGAGGATGGAGGAGCCGTTGAAGGTGAGGACCTTAGCTGGATGGATGTAACTGTGCCATCTGATAGGACTTCTGTGAGTTCCAAATTGCAGGACACCAATGATTGTAATTATAGTGCAGATGATAGGGGCAG